A single genomic interval of Adhaeribacter pallidiroseus harbors:
- a CDS encoding polyprenyl synthetase family protein, with protein MNITLDEIQVPIASEMREFETKFRQSMRSKVLLLDKIMSYIVKRKGKQMRPMFVFFSANLFAGGISEATYRGAALIELLHTATLVHDDVVDDANYRRGFFSVNALWKNKIAVLVGDYLLSKGLLLSLHNNDFELLKIVSNAVREMSEGELMQMEKARSLDITEEVYFEIIRQKTASLIASCCAVGAASAGADLASIEKARLFGEKVGIAFQIKDDLFDYGTAEIGKPVGIDIKEKKMTLPLIYALQKASWLTKRQMIYNVKNNNGKNQVVAKVIDFVKSSGGLDYAITLMNRFANEALEILHTFEPSPSRTSLEQLIRFTIERNK; from the coding sequence ATGAACATAACCTTAGACGAGATACAAGTCCCCATCGCTTCGGAAATGCGTGAGTTTGAAACCAAATTCCGCCAGTCGATGCGCTCCAAAGTATTGTTGCTCGATAAGATTATGAGTTACATTGTGAAGCGCAAGGGCAAGCAAATGCGGCCCATGTTCGTTTTCTTTTCGGCCAACCTGTTTGCCGGTGGCATATCCGAAGCTACCTATCGTGGCGCCGCCCTCATCGAATTACTACATACTGCTACCCTGGTCCACGACGATGTGGTAGATGATGCCAATTACCGGCGCGGCTTTTTTTCGGTAAATGCGCTCTGGAAAAACAAAATTGCGGTTTTGGTAGGTGATTATCTTCTTTCCAAAGGCTTACTGCTTTCGTTGCATAACAATGATTTTGAGTTGCTCAAAATAGTGTCGAACGCGGTGCGGGAAATGAGCGAAGGCGAACTGATGCAAATGGAGAAAGCCCGTAGTTTAGATATCACCGAAGAAGTTTATTTCGAAATTATCCGGCAGAAAACCGCCTCCCTGATTGCTTCTTGTTGCGCGGTCGGTGCCGCTTCGGCGGGTGCTGATCTGGCCAGCATTGAAAAAGCGCGTTTATTCGGCGAAAAAGTGGGCATTGCTTTCCAGATTAAAGACGATTTATTTGATTACGGCACCGCGGAAATCGGCAAACCGGTGGGCATTGATATTAAAGAAAAGAAAATGACTTTGCCCCTCATCTATGCCTTGCAAAAAGCCAGTTGGCTTACTAAGCGGCAGATGATTTACAACGTTAAAAACAACAATGGTAAAAACCAGGTAGTGGCTAAAGTAATAGACTTTGTGAAAAGCTCCGGGGGCCTGGATTACGCCATTACCTTAATGAACCGCTTTGCTAATGAGGCTCTGGAAATCCTGCACACCTTTGAACCTTCGCCATCGCGTACCTCCCTGGAGCAATTGATCCGGTTTACCATTGAACGGAATAAGTAA
- the rny gene encoding ribonuclease Y, giving the protein MSTTLYIIITALVALGVGVYIGRVLLNQVFRKQQDAAREKAKLIIKEAELDAESIKKNRIHEAKEKFLSLKAEFEEDSNKKKQIIIQNEAKVKQREQQVITQLEQVKRKETELNTLKEQLTVQAENLKKRKEEVEKEHQSIIGQLEHIANLSASEAREQLVETLKNEAQIQASSYVKDVVAQAKLTATKDAKKVVLETIQRTAAEHAIENCVSVFNIESDDVKGKIIGREGRNIRALEAATGVEIIVDDTPEAIIISGFDPVRREIARLALHRLVSDGRIHPARIEEVVAKTKKNIEEEIVEIGERTIIDLGIHGLHPELIKMVGRMRFRSSYGQNLLQHSREVANLCATMAAELGLNVKHAKRAGLLHDIGKVTPDEPELPHAILGMELAKKYKEHPDVVNAIGAHHDEMEMTAMISPIVQACDAISGSRPGARREIMESYIKRLKELEETAIGFEGVNQCYAIQAGRELRVMVDADNVTDERAQQLSFDISQKIEKEMQYPGQIKITVIREMRSVSYAK; this is encoded by the coding sequence ATGTCTACCACTCTTTATATTATCATCACGGCTTTAGTGGCGCTCGGCGTGGGCGTCTACATCGGCCGGGTGTTATTAAACCAGGTGTTCCGGAAACAACAGGACGCCGCCCGCGAAAAAGCCAAACTCATTATTAAAGAAGCCGAACTCGATGCCGAAAGCATCAAGAAAAACCGCATCCACGAAGCCAAAGAAAAATTCCTGAGCCTGAAAGCCGAATTTGAAGAAGATTCTAACAAAAAGAAACAAATTATTATTCAGAACGAAGCCAAAGTAAAGCAGCGGGAACAACAGGTAATTACCCAACTAGAGCAAGTAAAACGTAAGGAAACCGAATTAAATACTTTAAAAGAACAATTAACGGTTCAGGCCGAAAATTTAAAAAAACGCAAAGAAGAAGTCGAAAAAGAACACCAGTCCATTATTGGGCAACTGGAGCACATTGCTAATTTATCGGCTTCCGAGGCGCGGGAGCAACTCGTAGAAACTTTAAAAAACGAAGCCCAGATTCAGGCATCTTCTTACGTGAAAGACGTGGTAGCCCAGGCCAAACTAACCGCTACCAAAGATGCCAAAAAAGTAGTGTTGGAAACCATTCAGCGTACGGCCGCCGAGCACGCTATCGAGAACTGCGTATCAGTATTCAACATCGAATCGGATGATGTTAAAGGTAAAATTATTGGTCGCGAAGGCCGCAATATCCGGGCTTTAGAAGCCGCTACCGGCGTAGAAATTATCGTGGATGATACCCCGGAGGCCATTATCATATCGGGTTTTGATCCGGTACGTCGCGAAATTGCCCGTTTAGCTTTGCACCGCTTAGTATCCGATGGACGCATTCACCCGGCCCGCATTGAAGAAGTAGTAGCTAAAACCAAGAAAAACATCGAAGAAGAAATTGTGGAAATTGGCGAACGGACCATTATTGATTTAGGTATTCACGGCTTGCACCCCGAATTAATTAAAATGGTGGGCCGCATGCGTTTCCGGTCGTCGTATGGCCAAAACTTACTGCAACACTCCCGCGAAGTAGCTAACCTGTGTGCCACCATGGCCGCCGAACTAGGCTTAAACGTGAAACACGCGAAACGCGCCGGCTTGCTGCACGATATAGGTAAAGTAACTCCTGACGAACCGGAATTGCCGCACGCTATCTTGGGGATGGAATTAGCCAAAAAATACAAAGAACATCCGGATGTAGTAAACGCCATTGGTGCGCACCACGACGAAATGGAAATGACCGCTATGATTTCGCCGATTGTGCAAGCTTGCGACGCTATTTCGGGATCACGGCCGGGTGCCCGTCGCGAGATTATGGAATCGTACATTAAACGTTTAAAAGAACTGGAAGAAACCGCCATTGGCTTTGAAGGCGTAAACCAATGCTACGCCATTCAGGCCGGTCGCGAACTGCGCGTAATGGTAGATGCCGATAATGTTACCGACGAACGCGCGCAACAACTTTCGTTTGATATTTCGCAGAAAATCGAAAAAGAAATGCAATACCCCGGCCAGATTAAAATTACGGTTATCCGGGAAATGCGCTCGGTAAGCTACGCCAAGTAA
- a CDS encoding peroxiredoxin family protein, which translates to MKFSAFFKFYYKSLVLLVLLLAFACKPEPKVLKPGMWRGILNVSDQELPFLMQVSQNDAGKTIAYLINGEEKILLNEITITGDSVNIPLHIFDADLQAHINDQQDGLKGKWTRYHLKEPYQVSFSAELGKDYRFSKKPKEATYNYTGKWDVVFKNSDGSEDQAIGVFEQQGNQLKGTFLSTTGDYRYLAGEVDNEELRLSTFDGTHAYLFKAKPDGTEKLKGDFWAGKSGYASWKGIRNEKAELPSADTLTYLKKGYRKISFAFPDLNGKKVSLTDEKYRNKVVVVQLLGSWCPNCMDETKFLAPFYEKNKNRGLEIIGLAYEQSPEFNQAKPRVERMRDRLQVGYDLLIAGSRDKDEAAKTLPMLNHVLGFPTTIFIDKKGDVRKIHTGFSGPGTGKYYDEFVQDFNQTIDKLVKE; encoded by the coding sequence ATGAAATTTTCTGCTTTTTTTAAATTTTACTATAAATCTTTAGTACTACTGGTTCTGCTATTGGCTTTTGCGTGCAAACCCGAGCCGAAAGTTTTAAAGCCGGGCATGTGGCGGGGAATACTCAATGTTTCGGACCAGGAACTACCTTTTTTAATGCAGGTTAGTCAGAACGATGCTGGTAAAACCATCGCTTATTTAATTAACGGTGAAGAAAAAATATTACTCAACGAAATTACCATCACCGGCGATTCCGTTAACATTCCGCTGCATATTTTTGATGCTGATTTACAAGCCCACATCAACGACCAGCAGGACGGACTAAAAGGAAAATGGACGCGTTACCACTTAAAAGAGCCTTACCAGGTTTCTTTTAGTGCCGAACTGGGCAAAGATTACCGATTCTCGAAGAAACCGAAAGAAGCGACTTATAACTACACCGGCAAATGGGATGTGGTTTTTAAAAACAGCGATGGCAGCGAAGACCAAGCCATTGGCGTGTTTGAACAACAAGGCAACCAGCTGAAAGGTACTTTTTTAAGTACCACCGGCGACTACCGCTACCTGGCCGGCGAAGTAGACAACGAAGAGCTACGCCTCTCTACTTTTGATGGCACGCACGCTTATTTGTTTAAAGCCAAACCCGACGGCACCGAAAAGTTAAAAGGCGATTTCTGGGCGGGTAAATCAGGCTACGCTTCCTGGAAGGGCATCCGCAACGAGAAAGCCGAGTTACCTTCGGCAGATACTTTAACTTATTTGAAAAAAGGCTACCGCAAGATCAGTTTTGCGTTTCCGGATTTAAACGGCAAGAAAGTATCGCTCACCGACGAAAAGTACCGCAACAAAGTAGTAGTGGTGCAATTACTGGGTTCCTGGTGCCCGAATTGCATGGATGAAACCAAGTTTCTAGCGCCTTTCTACGAAAAAAACAAAAACCGCGGCCTCGAAATAATTGGCTTGGCTTACGAGCAAAGTCCGGAATTTAACCAGGCTAAACCGCGCGTAGAAAGAATGCGCGACCGCCTGCAAGTGGGCTACGACTTGTTAATTGCCGGCAGCCGCGACAAAGACGAAGCCGCCAAAACCTTACCCATGCTCAACCACGTGCTGGGTTTTCCGACCACTATTTTCATCGATAAAAAAGGCGACGTTCGAAAAATTCACACGGGCTTTTCCGGACCTGGCACCGGCAAATACTACGACGAGTTTGTGCAGGATTTTAACCAAACCATCGATAAATTGGTAAAAGAGTAA
- a CDS encoding acyltransferase family protein: protein MINLKKYFPALTGLRAIAAYLVFFHHALPYPNSSVFWHKMVFAGYTGVTLFFVLSGFLITYQYNKFSGSTSYNTYLVKRFARIYPLYFLWTLLILLWQKDFELLHWFLNITLLKGFFDAYKFSGIGPGWSLTVEACFYILAPILFIMFRRNGFVTITMLILTGSTLVVFAKAYYATSFVDSLGFMLDFTFFGHCFEFYCGYLVAHYYRELATLPQKNYYTTAGFLLTLLGFGLIAWTSDQVWFVENNKAIMYSIGINNFCLPVVIGLLLFGLITENTILSRLLSTNFFQIVGKSSYAFFLIHSGIAYEVFYFHLLPNKWIIFLALNALAILLYYAVERPLYFWITKKALT, encoded by the coding sequence GTGATAAATTTAAAAAAATATTTCCCGGCACTTACTGGTTTACGGGCCATTGCCGCTTATCTCGTTTTTTTCCATCACGCGCTTCCATATCCGAATAGCTCGGTTTTTTGGCACAAAATGGTTTTTGCTGGTTACACTGGCGTAACTTTATTTTTTGTGTTGAGTGGCTTTTTGATTACCTACCAGTACAATAAATTTTCCGGTTCAACCAGTTATAATACCTATTTAGTAAAAAGATTTGCCCGCATCTACCCGCTTTATTTTTTATGGACACTTCTTATTTTGTTGTGGCAAAAAGATTTTGAACTGCTGCACTGGTTTTTAAATATCACCTTACTAAAAGGATTTTTTGATGCTTATAAATTTAGCGGCATTGGGCCGGGTTGGTCTTTAACAGTAGAAGCGTGTTTTTACATTCTGGCTCCCATTCTTTTTATTATGTTTCGCCGGAATGGCTTCGTAACCATAACTATGTTAATTCTAACTGGCAGTACCTTAGTGGTTTTTGCCAAAGCCTATTACGCCACTTCTTTTGTGGATTCTCTCGGCTTCATGTTAGATTTTACCTTTTTTGGCCATTGTTTTGAATTCTACTGCGGCTATTTGGTGGCCCACTATTATCGGGAGTTGGCCACTTTGCCTCAGAAAAACTACTATACCACGGCTGGCTTTTTACTCACCCTTTTGGGTTTTGGACTAATTGCCTGGACCAGCGATCAGGTTTGGTTTGTAGAAAATAATAAAGCTATTATGTACAGTATAGGGATCAATAATTTTTGTCTGCCCGTAGTTATTGGTCTTTTATTATTTGGCTTAATTACTGAAAATACCATTTTGTCGCGGCTGCTAAGCACTAATTTTTTTCAAATAGTAGGTAAAAGCTCGTATGCTTTTTTCCTGATTCACAGCGGGATAGCCTATGAAGTATTTTATTTCCATCTGTTGCCCAATAAATGGATTATTTTTTTAGCGCTGAATGCTTTGGCTATTTTGTTATATTATGCGGTAGAGAGGCCCTTGTATTTCTGGATAACTAAAAAAGCCCTTACTTAA